The following coding sequences lie in one Candidatus Neptunochlamydia sp. REUL1 genomic window:
- a CDS encoding ankyrin repeat domain-containing protein: MLDRTLAENEKISCPQAFPPLPVSLQKELKLPFMPLLESMSKKQLTQVDTYLHTNPASEQMIHDAYDAIHDGMVSYVKKHSSSQKLTVDQYGDLTFEVLQYFKNRYQAFEKNIAALFKGTEFEGAMTNASIRQKFFQHVDHRIVTSHGNQRLEMIKIKDAATKWFANPLAACFEDSGFLFSLLDGSVKFIRECSGSQIRVAGGCGVAVEDMEIDEGEDPEAVAKGYLYPPLANYPFDNHVMNVLQAIVDEDVALFEKSCAEIKDWNFKDPSRVSLVHHASRCKSPAILQKLIQKGADLRVIDLQGFYPTHYAAASNSVECLKVLLSHAPELLEVQAEEGQTPLFAAAQYGAYKSVDVLLSLGASPNCAIVNDLSPLLWAIQSKNSQIAMRLLAHESIHLDHALRDGSCALDYAIEGEQIQIVRRLIERGANVNRKCRGYTPLHLAVVNGYLGGVKILLECRDTVLTAKTSEGEETPMMMAQRLGHQEIVNLLAKQAAYRR; encoded by the coding sequence ATGTTAGATCGTACACTTGCTGAAAACGAGAAAATCTCTTGCCCTCAGGCTTTTCCCCCACTTCCAGTCTCACTTCAAAAAGAACTCAAACTTCCGTTCATGCCTCTACTAGAATCAATGTCTAAAAAGCAGCTTACTCAAGTCGACACATATCTTCATACGAATCCTGCATCTGAACAGATGATTCATGATGCTTATGATGCGATCCATGATGGGATGGTTTCCTATGTCAAAAAGCACTCTTCATCTCAAAAATTGACAGTCGATCAATACGGGGATTTAACTTTTGAGGTGCTCCAGTATTTCAAGAACCGCTATCAAGCCTTTGAAAAAAACATTGCGGCCCTGTTTAAGGGAACAGAATTTGAGGGAGCAATGACAAATGCAAGTATACGACAAAAGTTCTTTCAGCATGTGGATCATAGAATTGTGACTTCGCATGGAAACCAGAGGCTGGAGATGATCAAAATCAAAGATGCGGCTACAAAGTGGTTTGCAAACCCTCTTGCTGCATGCTTTGAAGATTCAGGATTTCTATTTAGTCTGCTAGACGGAAGTGTGAAATTTATTAGAGAATGTTCGGGCAGCCAGATTCGTGTTGCTGGAGGGTGCGGTGTTGCTGTTGAGGATATGGAAATAGATGAGGGGGAGGATCCTGAAGCTGTCGCTAAAGGGTATCTGTATCCTCCTCTTGCAAACTATCCATTTGATAATCATGTGATGAATGTTTTGCAAGCCATTGTTGATGAAGATGTAGCTTTATTTGAGAAAAGCTGCGCAGAGATTAAGGATTGGAATTTTAAAGATCCCTCAAGGGTCAGTTTAGTTCACCACGCATCCCGGTGCAAAAGCCCAGCGATTCTTCAAAAACTTATTCAAAAAGGTGCTGATCTGCGAGTGATTGATCTTCAAGGGTTTTATCCAACTCATTATGCGGCAGCTAGCAATTCGGTGGAGTGCCTGAAGGTTTTACTGAGCCATGCTCCTGAACTTTTAGAGGTTCAAGCTGAAGAAGGACAAACGCCTCTATTTGCCGCTGCGCAGTATGGTGCTTACAAATCTGTGGATGTTCTCCTTTCCTTGGGGGCTAGTCCAAATTGTGCTATTGTCAATGATCTTAGCCCTCTTTTGTGGGCTATCCAATCTAAAAATTCCCAGATTGCTATGAGATTATTAGCCCATGAAAGCATTCACCTTGATCATGCTCTTAGAGATGGAAGTTGTGCGCTTGATTATGCGATCGAGGGAGAGCAAATCCAGATTGTCAGACGGTTGATTGAGCGCGGAGCTAATGTGAACCGCAAATGTCGAGGTTATACACCTCTCCACTTAGCAGTGGTGAATGGGTACTTAGGGGGAGTCAAAATTTTGCTGGAATGCCGAGACACGGTTTTAACAGCTAAAACTTCTGAGGGAGAAGAAACTCCTATGATGATGGCTCAGCGATTAGGACACCAAGAGATTGTAAACTTGCTTGCAAAACAAGCGGCATATCGCCGATGA
- the uvsE gene encoding UV DNA damage repair endonuclease UvsE has product MIRLGLCCIFFSEPIKFRTTTATYLKRIDHPYEYLAEIISHNLDSLKAALEYCVSAGIGCFRLSSQFFPLCSHPDWKYQLSSLPRHDELRGKVEHCRAYKDTQGLRLTLHPDQFVVLNSPRPEVVQSAIHELEYHAHLADLLGVDVINIHGGGVYGDKAQALERFQEHYQALPPHVQSRLTVENDDKCYTPQDLLPLCEKNQIPFVYDVHHHCCLKDELTVEQATIRALSTWNREPLFHISSPIEGWDGPKPQRHHDYIAIEDFPVEWESLESVTIKVEAKAKELAVEKLKKDLMLRGIPT; this is encoded by the coding sequence ATGATCCGCCTAGGTCTTTGTTGTATCTTTTTTTCTGAGCCCATTAAATTTCGCACAACAACGGCTACATATCTCAAGCGTATTGACCACCCTTATGAATATCTAGCTGAAATTATCTCTCATAATCTGGATTCTCTTAAGGCAGCGCTTGAGTACTGCGTGAGTGCGGGGATTGGATGTTTTCGTCTATCGAGTCAGTTTTTCCCACTTTGTTCTCATCCTGATTGGAAGTATCAACTTTCTTCTCTTCCTCGCCATGATGAATTGAGGGGAAAAGTTGAGCATTGCAGAGCGTATAAAGATACTCAGGGTTTGCGCTTAACCCTACATCCCGATCAGTTTGTGGTTTTAAACTCTCCAAGGCCAGAAGTTGTTCAAAGTGCTATTCATGAGCTTGAATATCATGCGCACCTAGCAGACCTATTAGGAGTTGATGTCATTAACATTCATGGTGGAGGTGTCTATGGGGACAAAGCACAAGCTCTTGAGCGTTTTCAAGAGCACTATCAGGCGTTGCCTCCTCATGTTCAATCTCGGCTGACAGTAGAAAATGATGATAAATGTTATACTCCACAAGATCTTCTCCCTTTATGTGAAAAAAACCAGATCCCTTTTGTCTACGATGTGCATCATCACTGTTGTTTAAAAGATGAGCTGACTGTTGAGCAAGCAACAATACGTGCACTATCCACTTGGAACCGTGAGCCACTTTTTCATATTTCAAGCCCCATAGAAGGTTGGGATGGCCCTAAACCTCAGCGTCATCATGATTATATTGCGATAGAGGACTTTCCTGTTGAATGGGAATCTTTAGAGAGTGTGACGATCAAAGTCGAGGCAAAAGCTAAAGAGCTAGCCGTTGAAAAACTTAAAAAAGATTTAATGTTAAGGGGAATCCCTACCTGA
- a CDS encoding N-acetylmuramoyl-L-alanine amidase family protein, whose translation MYAAASISKQSQGKQLIVIDPGHGGDDIGAQVKHIKEKTLALQTATLVKRYLHEKGYRVILTRSRDVFLPLKKRTAIANDTKSKLFVSIHFNAYKSIQPHGIEIYCYNRGSKWRQFASKKLADTILHGMIEATGAKNRGVKYGNFHVIRETYMPAILIEGGFITNPKEHSNLSDKGYVEKMAKSIAVGIEQYLKKA comes from the coding sequence ATGTATGCAGCCGCATCAATCTCAAAACAGTCCCAAGGAAAGCAGTTAATTGTAATCGATCCAGGGCATGGTGGAGACGATATTGGAGCGCAAGTAAAACATATTAAAGAAAAAACCTTAGCACTTCAGACAGCCACCCTCGTGAAAAGGTATCTTCATGAAAAAGGGTATCGCGTGATTTTGACTCGAAGCCGAGATGTTTTCCTTCCTCTTAAAAAGCGGACTGCAATTGCAAATGATACGAAAAGTAAACTCTTTGTTAGCATTCACTTTAATGCCTACAAATCCATACAGCCACACGGGATTGAAATCTACTGTTATAACAGGGGATCCAAGTGGCGACAGTTTGCTTCAAAGAAGCTTGCTGATACCATTCTCCATGGGATGATTGAGGCAACAGGTGCAAAAAATCGTGGAGTAAAATATGGAAACTTTCATGTGATTCGGGAAACCTATATGCCAGCAATACTCATTGAGGGAGGCTTTATTACCAATCCCAAAGAACATTCTAATCTCTCTGACAAAGGATACGTGGAGAAGATGGCCAAATCTATTGCTGTTGGTATCGAGCAATATCTAAAAAAAGCTTAG
- the gnd gene encoding decarboxylating NADP(+)-dependent phosphogluconate dehydrogenase, producing MPGNADIGLIGLAVMGQNLVLNMNDHGYKVAVFNRTTSKVDAFLQGPAKGTEVTGMHTLKELVGSLKRPRKVMMMIRAGSSVDDTINELVPLLEKGDIIIDGGNSHFPDSERRFKELKDKGILFIGTGISGGEEGARNGPSIMPGGNPDAWPEVKPIFQAIAAKSEDGEPCCDWVGEGGAGHYVKMVHNGIEYGDMQIICEAYELLSAKLGLDTDELSKVFKEWNKGELNSYLIEITSQIFAYKEKEGNALVESILDVAGQKGTGKWTGISALDMGMPLTLIGEAVFARCLSALKEERIELSKHFDGPGKDFKGDKKQMIEDIKQALYASKIISYVQGFMLMRAAAAEFKWNLNYGSIALMWRGGCIIRSRFLGEIKKAFDKTKDLKSLLLDDFFRGEILKAEQGWRRVVSHAAEFGVPAPCFSTSLSFFDGYRSSRLPANLLQAQRDFFGAHTYERVDQPRGQFFHTNWTGTGGDVSSSTYNA from the coding sequence GTGCCAGGAAATGCAGATATCGGACTAATTGGACTCGCTGTCATGGGACAAAACTTAGTCCTAAACATGAACGATCATGGGTATAAGGTTGCTGTTTTCAACCGCACAACGTCCAAGGTTGACGCCTTTTTACAAGGTCCTGCTAAAGGGACTGAGGTTACTGGGATGCATACCCTCAAAGAATTGGTTGGTTCATTGAAGCGTCCGCGGAAAGTAATGATGATGATCCGCGCTGGTTCTTCGGTAGATGATACGATTAACGAGCTTGTCCCTCTCCTTGAAAAAGGGGACATCATCATCGACGGAGGGAATAGTCATTTTCCTGATAGTGAGCGGCGCTTTAAAGAGCTGAAAGACAAAGGAATCTTGTTTATTGGGACTGGAATCTCAGGTGGAGAAGAGGGCGCGCGCAATGGTCCTTCAATTATGCCTGGAGGAAATCCTGATGCATGGCCTGAGGTTAAGCCAATTTTTCAGGCCATAGCGGCCAAGTCCGAAGATGGGGAGCCCTGTTGCGATTGGGTAGGGGAAGGTGGTGCGGGTCACTACGTCAAGATGGTCCACAATGGAATTGAATATGGGGACATGCAAATCATTTGTGAAGCGTATGAGCTTCTCTCAGCAAAACTTGGGCTTGATACTGATGAGCTTTCAAAGGTTTTCAAGGAGTGGAATAAAGGAGAGCTCAATAGTTATCTGATTGAGATTACTAGCCAAATCTTTGCTTACAAAGAAAAAGAAGGAAATGCACTCGTTGAAAGTATTCTTGATGTAGCCGGGCAGAAAGGTACGGGAAAATGGACTGGAATTAGTGCTCTTGATATGGGAATGCCGCTTACCCTTATTGGTGAAGCAGTTTTTGCGCGGTGCCTTTCAGCTCTTAAAGAAGAGCGGATTGAATTGAGCAAACATTTTGACGGGCCTGGCAAAGATTTCAAAGGTGATAAAAAGCAGATGATCGAAGACATCAAGCAAGCCCTTTACGCTTCAAAAATTATTAGCTACGTGCAAGGGTTTATGCTAATGCGCGCAGCTGCAGCTGAGTTTAAGTGGAACCTCAATTATGGCTCCATTGCTCTTATGTGGCGGGGAGGATGCATCATCCGTAGTCGTTTCTTAGGTGAGATTAAGAAAGCATTTGATAAAACAAAGGACCTCAAAAGTCTTCTTCTCGATGACTTTTTTAGAGGAGAAATCTTGAAAGCAGAACAAGGGTGGCGCCGGGTGGTGTCTCATGCAGCAGAGTTTGGTGTTCCCGCCCCTTGCTTTAGTACATCTCTTTCTTTCTTTGATGGATACCGTTCAAGCCGCCTTCCTGCAAATCTTTTGCAGGCACAGCGCGATTTCTTTGGTGCTCATACTTATGAAAGAGTGGACCAGCCCCGTGGACAGTTTTTTCACACGAATTGGACCGGCACAGGTGGTGATGTAAGTTCTTCGACTTACAATGCGTAA
- a CDS encoding SDR family oxidoreductase, giving the protein MRILLTGANGYIGTRLLCRLVEQGHEVVAVARRPDSVKLPQKYKKQVTVISGDLLQRESLAAIPKDIDAAYYLVHSMGKRYEDFERLDKRAAENFVSCMDQTLCQQVIYLTGLISNKDSLSRHLRSRFEVENILRTAKAPLTALRAGIIIGSGSASFEIIRDLIEKLPIMVAPKWVHSNCQPIAILDVLFYLTGVLKNGEYLGQTFDIGGPDVLSYKDMLKGYAKQRKLFRLIITVPVLTPRLSSYWLILITATNYYLARALIESVKNDAICNDHRITKALPHRCLTYQEALERSFEKIQSDSVISTWKDSWSSSGHTEISAEDFTVPLNGCLSMGARLSFKKSPDAVFEEILKLGDSKGWCFMNWAWRIRGLVDLLLGGVGLRKGRRSKKKLKVGDVIDFWRVLYVSKEERKLVLLAEMKLPGEAWLEFTIKPKNDRHEVKQNAIFRPRGVFGRIYWYSFYPIHLIMFPGMLRRLVKGAL; this is encoded by the coding sequence ATGCGTATTCTACTTACAGGAGCCAATGGCTATATAGGGACAAGACTTCTTTGCAGACTTGTTGAACAAGGTCATGAGGTCGTCGCAGTTGCTCGTCGGCCTGACAGCGTTAAGTTGCCCCAGAAGTATAAAAAGCAGGTGACTGTTATTTCGGGTGATTTGTTACAAAGGGAAAGTCTTGCGGCTATTCCTAAGGATATTGACGCTGCGTATTATCTCGTACATTCAATGGGAAAGCGCTATGAAGATTTTGAGCGGCTCGATAAAAGGGCTGCTGAGAATTTTGTCTCTTGTATGGATCAGACTTTATGCCAACAGGTTATTTATTTGACAGGTCTTATTTCGAATAAGGACTCACTATCAAGGCATCTTAGGTCACGTTTTGAAGTTGAAAATATTCTCCGAACGGCTAAAGCACCATTAACAGCTTTAAGAGCGGGTATTATTATCGGCTCGGGAAGTGCTTCTTTTGAAATTATTCGTGATCTTATTGAAAAATTGCCTATCATGGTTGCTCCCAAATGGGTACATTCCAATTGCCAACCTATCGCAATTCTTGATGTTTTATTTTATTTGACAGGTGTTTTAAAAAATGGGGAATATTTAGGACAAACGTTTGATATTGGAGGTCCAGATGTGCTCTCTTACAAAGACATGCTAAAAGGGTACGCTAAGCAGCGAAAGCTTTTTCGTTTGATTATCACTGTTCCTGTCCTTACCCCACGCCTTTCGTCTTACTGGCTTATTTTGATTACAGCCACAAATTATTATCTTGCGCGGGCTCTGATCGAAAGTGTAAAAAATGATGCAATCTGTAACGATCACCGCATTACCAAAGCGCTGCCTCATCGTTGTTTAACCTACCAAGAAGCTTTGGAAAGATCCTTTGAAAAAATTCAAAGCGATTCGGTGATCTCCACTTGGAAAGACTCTTGGTCTTCAAGTGGTCACACAGAAATTTCAGCAGAAGATTTTACAGTTCCTCTCAATGGATGTTTATCAATGGGTGCTCGATTGAGCTTCAAAAAGTCTCCTGACGCTGTGTTTGAAGAGATTCTAAAGTTAGGAGACAGCAAAGGATGGTGCTTTATGAACTGGGCCTGGAGGATCCGGGGATTAGTAGACCTTCTATTAGGAGGGGTCGGTTTAAGAAAAGGAAGGCGGAGCAAAAAAAAGCTCAAGGTAGGAGATGTGATCGACTTTTGGAGAGTTCTTTATGTTAGCAAAGAAGAAAGAAAACTTGTGTTGTTAGCAGAGATGAAGTTGCCAGGAGAAGCTTGGCTTGAGTTTACAATTAAACCTAAAAACGATAGGCACGAAGTAAAACAAAATGCTATTTTTCGTCCTCGAGGAGTTTTTGGGCGCATTTATTGGTATTCGTTTTATCCTATTCATCTCATTATGTTTCCAGGGATGCTCAGGCGGCTTGTTAAAGGCGCCTTATGA
- the lepA gene encoding translation elongation factor 4 has product MAFQYDPKYIRNFSIIAHIDHGKSTISDRLLQVTGTVPDREMQEQLLDDMELERERGITIKAHPVTMYYEATDGNTYQFNFIDTPGHVDFSYEVSRSLSACEGALLIVDAAQGVQAQTLANVHLAIERDLEILPVLNKIDLPAADPEEAKTQIEEVIGLEAQNAILCSAKTGEGIGDILERIITDTPPPKPPEDETLRALVFDSHYDPYRGVMVYVRVISGEIKKGTQIKLMATDKSFEVLEVGIFSPNEKPIDILRPGEVGYIIANIRKTSDVKIGDTITSFRLGASTPLPGFKVIKPVVFAGIYPIDTSDFENLRDALVKLQLNDSALHVEQESSLALGFGFRCGFLGLLHLEITFERLQREFDLDIITTAPSVVYKVTLSNGEEKKIDNPAHYPDPAIIEFVEEPWVVSHIMTPSDFLGPIMALGTEKRGILDKTESMGGNRLLLTFRFPMNEIITDFNDKLKSVTRGYGSFDYEFARYDIGSVIKLEIKVNDEVVDAFSCLVHTTKAEAKGRAICKKLRDVIPRQQFKVPIQAAIGGKIIARETLSALSKNVTAKCYGGDITRKRKLWEKQKKGKKKMKEIGKVTIPQSAFMAVLKAEE; this is encoded by the coding sequence ATGGCTTTCCAGTACGATCCTAAATACATCCGCAACTTCTCAATTATTGCCCACATCGACCACGGCAAGTCGACGATCTCTGATCGCCTACTGCAGGTTACAGGGACAGTACCTGATCGGGAAATGCAGGAGCAGCTCCTTGATGACATGGAGCTCGAACGGGAACGGGGGATTACGATCAAGGCTCATCCAGTTACAATGTACTATGAGGCAACTGATGGAAACACGTACCAATTTAACTTTATTGATACTCCTGGTCACGTCGACTTCTCATATGAAGTCTCGCGCTCTTTGTCGGCATGCGAAGGAGCCCTTCTTATTGTTGATGCAGCGCAAGGTGTGCAAGCACAAACCCTCGCAAATGTTCACCTAGCAATCGAGCGAGATCTAGAGATTCTCCCTGTATTGAACAAAATCGATCTCCCTGCTGCAGACCCTGAAGAAGCAAAGACTCAGATTGAAGAGGTCATCGGCTTAGAAGCCCAAAATGCCATCCTCTGTTCAGCAAAAACAGGGGAAGGAATTGGCGATATTTTAGAGCGGATCATCACAGACACTCCGCCACCGAAGCCTCCTGAAGACGAGACTCTCCGCGCTCTTGTTTTTGATTCTCACTACGATCCATATCGAGGGGTGATGGTCTATGTCCGAGTGATCAGTGGAGAAATCAAAAAGGGAACCCAAATTAAGTTAATGGCCACTGATAAGAGCTTTGAGGTTCTTGAGGTAGGCATTTTCTCTCCTAACGAGAAACCCATTGACATTCTCCGCCCTGGAGAAGTGGGCTATATTATTGCAAATATTCGAAAAACTTCTGATGTCAAAATTGGGGACACAATTACTTCTTTTCGCCTTGGGGCTTCAACTCCCCTTCCAGGATTTAAAGTCATTAAACCTGTCGTTTTTGCAGGGATTTACCCCATCGACACCTCAGACTTTGAAAATCTCCGCGATGCGCTCGTAAAACTACAGCTTAATGATTCAGCATTGCATGTCGAACAAGAGAGCAGTTTGGCTCTTGGTTTCGGTTTCCGCTGCGGCTTTCTAGGCCTTCTGCATTTAGAGATTACGTTTGAACGTCTCCAAAGAGAGTTTGACCTTGATATTATTACAACCGCACCTAGTGTCGTCTATAAAGTAACCCTTTCAAACGGGGAAGAAAAAAAGATCGACAACCCGGCCCATTATCCTGATCCGGCAATTATTGAATTCGTAGAAGAGCCCTGGGTTGTGTCCCATATTATGACCCCATCTGATTTTTTAGGGCCTATCATGGCTCTTGGGACAGAAAAGAGGGGCATACTCGATAAAACTGAGTCAATGGGTGGAAACCGCCTCCTCCTGACTTTCCGCTTTCCAATGAATGAGATTATCACGGATTTTAATGACAAGCTTAAGTCGGTAACTCGCGGCTATGGCTCTTTTGACTATGAGTTTGCTCGATATGATATTGGCTCTGTGATAAAGCTAGAAATCAAAGTCAACGACGAAGTTGTGGATGCCTTCTCTTGTCTTGTCCATACCACTAAAGCTGAGGCAAAGGGACGAGCCATTTGTAAAAAACTTAGAGATGTGATCCCACGTCAACAGTTTAAAGTCCCTATTCAAGCTGCAATTGGTGGAAAAATTATCGCACGAGAAACTCTTTCTGCTCTTTCAAAGAATGTGACCGCCAAGTGTTATGGTGGAGACATTACCAGAAAACGCAAACTCTGGGAAAAGCAAAAGAAAGGAAAGAAAAAAATGAAAGAGATTGGTAAAGTTACCATCCCTCAATCCGCTTTCATGGCAGTCTTGAAAGCAGAAGAATAG
- a CDS encoding IS630 transposase-related protein, with translation MTYSLDFRKKVLSIRSKEKLSFAQVAKRFGVSVNSVFLWSKRLEPRRTKIRPAIKIDREILMEDIKKYPDAFNYERAHRLKVSTSGIRCAMKRLRISYKKNAQPSQGLRNKKTNLSRKNRRI, from the coding sequence ATGACATATTCGCTAGATTTTAGAAAAAAAGTTCTATCAATCCGAAGCAAAGAAAAATTAAGCTTTGCCCAAGTAGCAAAACGCTTTGGAGTAAGTGTAAATAGTGTGTTTCTCTGGTCTAAGAGGTTAGAGCCGAGGCGCACTAAAATCAGACCTGCAATAAAGATTGATAGAGAGATCTTGATGGAGGATATCAAGAAATACCCTGATGCCTTCAACTATGAACGAGCACATCGTCTCAAAGTAAGCACTTCAGGCATTCGGTGTGCCATGAAGAGGTTAAGAATTAGCTATAAAAAAAACGCTCAACCATCCCAAGGCCTGCGAAACAAAAAGACAAATCTTTCAAGGAAAAATCGCAGAATATAA
- a CDS encoding NTP/NDP exchange transporter, which produces MTSTTKDFGKWRSRLWPVHHFELKKLIPMVLLFFFILFNYTILRDTKDTLVVTAAKGSQVIPFLKFWGVLPCAILFMLLYAKLSNKLSKTKLFYYSVIPFIVFFGLFGTVLYPLRDSLHPNAFCDMLQTTLPDGFKGLIDVIRNWTFSLFYVMSELWGSMAVSLLFWGFANDISKVSESKRFYTIFAMFANVSLIISGRFIKWAAKIREGLTAGDPWQVTLNYTMSMVVVAGLLVLGIYWWINKYVLTDKRFYDPGEQKAGKKKKPKLSMKESFMMLIRSKYLGCIALLVMAYGISINLVEVTWKDQLHQQYPNFNDYQAFMGGFSEKTGIITILITFFLGGSVVRRFGWGKTALITPVMLLVTGVAFFSFIIFRGSLSATIAAIGSTPLMLAVVFGTIQNIASKSSKYSFFDPTKEMAYIPLGQEEKVKGKAAIDVVGARLGKSGGSLIQQGLFFALNTAVVGVIAPFVAIILLGIIFVWIVAARSLNKRFLNLTSQREEEKAAEEAKELEEAEPATKVEAPVETANT; this is translated from the coding sequence ATGACGTCAACTACAAAAGACTTTGGAAAGTGGAGATCCCGCCTATGGCCGGTGCATCACTTTGAGCTCAAAAAGCTCATTCCGATGGTTCTTCTCTTCTTTTTTATTCTATTTAATTACACAATCCTCAGAGATACAAAAGATACCCTTGTTGTAACAGCTGCGAAAGGTTCCCAGGTAATTCCTTTCTTGAAGTTTTGGGGAGTATTGCCCTGCGCTATCTTATTTATGCTTCTCTATGCGAAGCTAAGTAACAAGCTAAGTAAGACAAAGCTGTTTTACTACTCAGTTATTCCTTTTATTGTCTTCTTTGGATTATTTGGAACAGTCCTTTACCCCCTAAGAGACTCTTTGCATCCTAACGCTTTTTGCGACATGTTGCAAACCACTCTCCCCGACGGGTTCAAAGGATTGATTGATGTCATCCGTAACTGGACTTTCTCCCTCTTCTACGTTATGTCGGAGCTTTGGGGAAGTATGGCAGTCTCGCTTCTATTCTGGGGATTCGCTAATGATATCAGTAAAGTCTCTGAATCAAAACGTTTCTACACCATTTTTGCGATGTTTGCGAATGTCTCCCTGATCATTTCAGGGCGGTTTATTAAATGGGCAGCGAAGATTCGTGAGGGACTGACTGCTGGAGACCCCTGGCAAGTGACTCTAAACTACACCATGTCCATGGTTGTTGTTGCTGGTCTTCTTGTCCTAGGGATCTATTGGTGGATTAACAAATACGTCCTAACAGACAAGCGTTTCTATGATCCAGGTGAGCAGAAGGCAGGAAAGAAAAAGAAGCCAAAACTTTCTATGAAAGAAAGCTTCATGATGCTTATCCGCTCTAAGTACCTTGGATGTATTGCATTGCTCGTAATGGCATATGGAATTTCCATTAACCTTGTTGAGGTCACTTGGAAAGATCAGCTGCATCAGCAATATCCAAACTTTAACGATTATCAGGCGTTCATGGGAGGCTTTTCTGAGAAAACGGGTATCATTACCATCCTCATTACATTCTTCCTCGGAGGATCTGTTGTAAGGCGTTTTGGATGGGGTAAAACCGCTCTCATTACTCCTGTGATGCTCCTCGTCACTGGTGTGGCATTCTTCTCGTTCATTATTTTCCGCGGTAGCCTTTCTGCTACAATTGCAGCGATCGGATCTACCCCATTAATGCTTGCGGTCGTCTTTGGAACGATTCAGAATATCGCCAGTAAATCATCTAAATACTCCTTCTTCGACCCAACCAAGGAAATGGCCTACATTCCCCTTGGACAGGAAGAGAAAGTTAAAGGTAAAGCGGCGATTGACGTTGTTGGCGCCCGTCTAGGAAAGTCTGGTGGATCTTTGATCCAACAAGGTCTTTTCTTTGCCCTTAACACAGCAGTCGTTGGAGTCATCGCACCTTTCGTTGCGATTATTCTCCTAGGGATCATCTTTGTATGGATCGTCGCTGCTCGCTCTCTAAACAAGCGCTTCCTCAATCTTACTTCTCAGCGAGAAGAGGAAAAAGCTGCCGAAGAAGCGAAAGAGCTGGAAGAAGCAGAGCCTGCTACAAAAGTGGAAGCTCCTGTGGAAACCGCAAATACTTAA
- a CDS encoding IS630 family transposase, giving the protein MKKTLNHPKACETKRQIFQGKIAEYKRLGKPIVYIDESGFAHDMPRTHGYSKIGQRCFGTHDWGAKGRTNAIGALLGTSLLTLALFECNINTDAFSIWAEEDLLPKLPSESILVMDNASFHKSKSMQEKIHAAGHTLEYLPPYSPDLNPIEHKWAQAKSKRRKYQCGIDELFKEHCL; this is encoded by the coding sequence ATAAAAAAAACGCTCAACCATCCCAAGGCCTGCGAAACAAAAAGACAAATCTTTCAAGGAAAAATCGCAGAATATAAACGTTTGGGAAAGCCAATTGTATATATTGATGAAAGCGGGTTTGCCCATGATATGCCCCGCACCCACGGTTACTCCAAAATAGGACAGCGATGTTTTGGTACTCATGATTGGGGAGCAAAAGGAAGAACAAATGCAATAGGGGCATTACTTGGAACAAGCCTCCTTACACTTGCGTTATTCGAGTGCAATATTAATACAGACGCCTTTTCCATTTGGGCAGAGGAGGACTTGCTACCGAAACTTCCCTCTGAAAGTATTCTGGTTATGGATAATGCTTCATTCCATAAAAGCAAATCTATGCAAGAGAAGATCCACGCTGCAGGCCATACCTTGGAATATCTTCCTCCCTATTCCCCTGATCTAAACCCTATTGAACACAAGTGGGCACAGGCAAAGTCTAAGCGAAGAAAATATCAATGTGGAATAGACGAACTTTTCAAGGAGCACTGCCTATAA